In Cyanobacteriota bacterium, one DNA window encodes the following:
- the grxC gene encoding glutaredoxin 3, producing MASNVEIYTWSWCPYSLRAKALLDKKGIQYTEYCIDGDETTREVMAERAHGQRSLPQIFINNRHVGGCDDLYALDAQGKLDALLSS from the coding sequence ATGGCTTCTAACGTGGAAATTTACACATGGTCTTGGTGTCCGTATAGTTTGCGGGCAAAGGCACTGCTGGATAAAAAGGGCATTCAGTACACTGAATATTGTATTGATGGAGACGAAACAACTCGAGAGGTAATGGCAGAGCGTGCTCATGGTCAGCGATCGTTACCTCAGATTTTTATCAACAATCGGCATGTTGGTGGCTGTGATGACCTCTATGCCCTGGATGCTCAAGGTAAGCTGGATGCCCTGCTATCGAGTTAA
- a CDS encoding HAD family phosphatase, whose amino-acid sequence MALKAVLFDFNGVIINDEAIHAKLLNKLLIEENICPQPGEFNQYCLGRSDRACLAAILTSRGRVVSEAYLDKLVQRKAMFYQRELESMTDLPIYRGLTDLLFHLVPTKLRLAVVSGALRSEIELVLTKAGLMDYFHTIVAGDDVTNSKPAPDGYLLAVERLNQLFPDLQLLPQECLAIEDTPAGIEAAKRAGMSVVGVANTYPFHMMQRQANWAVDYLSDLELDRVQEVFARQSSIAP is encoded by the coding sequence ATGGCTCTCAAAGCTGTGTTGTTTGATTTTAACGGTGTCATCATCAACGATGAAGCTATCCATGCCAAGCTTCTGAATAAACTCTTGATAGAAGAAAACATTTGCCCCCAACCAGGAGAGTTCAACCAATATTGTCTGGGCCGTAGCGATCGTGCCTGCCTTGCTGCCATCTTAACCAGTCGCGGGCGAGTTGTCTCTGAGGCATATCTCGACAAACTCGTACAGCGTAAAGCTATGTTCTATCAACGCGAACTGGAAAGTATGACTGACTTGCCCATCTATCGGGGCTTAACAGATTTGTTGTTTCATCTAGTTCCTACAAAGTTGCGATTAGCTGTGGTAAGTGGTGCCTTGCGGTCTGAGATAGAGCTAGTGCTTACTAAAGCAGGGTTGATGGATTATTTCCACACAATCGTTGCGGGCGATGATGTTACCAATAGCAAGCCAGCACCAGATGGTTACCTATTGGCTGTGGAGCGCCTCAACCAACTTTTTCCGGATTTGCAATTGTTGCCGCAGGAATGTTTAGCGATCGAAGACACCCCAGCGGGCATTGAAGCTGCCAAACGGGCAGGTATGTCTGTCGTTGGTGTGGCCAACACCTATCCCTTTCACATGATGCAACGTCAAGCTAATTGGGCAGTGGACTATCTCTCAGATCTAGAACTTGATCGCGTACAAGAGGTGTTTGCTCGTCAGTCATCGATCGCCCCCTAA
- a CDS encoding type IV pilin-like G/H family protein — translation MKSEFKAKFLQHLVKKKHEGGFTLIELLVVIIIIGILSAIALPSFLNQANKAKQSEAKQNVGSMNRAQQAYYLENTEFGSTVQLLGLGIQTQTINYSYGVELQNAASAVNVYGATLKKPLRHYQGRVWLGTVEETSEATTLAMLCETKTPAFAHTGLDGLTGTNFGKFADNVSANNIDQCKTAATISAKWKLLEAK, via the coding sequence ATGAAGAGCGAATTTAAGGCAAAATTCCTGCAACATTTAGTGAAGAAAAAGCATGAAGGTGGCTTCACTCTGATTGAACTATTGGTGGTCATCATCATCATCGGTATTCTGTCGGCGATCGCCCTGCCCTCCTTTCTGAACCAAGCTAACAAGGCTAAGCAGTCTGAAGCTAAGCAGAACGTCGGTTCCATGAACCGTGCTCAGCAAGCCTACTACTTGGAAAATACCGAATTTGGTAGCACAGTACAGTTGCTAGGTCTGGGTATTCAAACCCAAACTATCAACTACTCCTATGGTGTTGAACTACAAAATGCAGCGTCAGCCGTGAATGTCTACGGCGCTACGTTGAAGAAGCCTCTGCGCCACTACCAAGGTCGGGTTTGGCTAGGTACTGTGGAAGAAACCAGCGAAGCCACTACCCTGGCAATGCTGTGTGAAACCAAGACCCCTGCCTTTGCTCACACTGGTTTGGATGGCTTGACTGGTACTAACTTTGGTAAATTCGCCGACAACGTTAGCGCTAACAACATCGACCAGTGTAAGACGGCTGCTACCATCTCTGCTAAGTGGAAGTTGCTGGAAGCTAAGTAA